One segment of Carya illinoinensis cultivar Pawnee chromosome 1, C.illinoinensisPawnee_v1, whole genome shotgun sequence DNA contains the following:
- the LOC122303972 gene encoding DEAD-box ATP-dependent RNA helicase 3, chloroplastic-like: MAAFVGVLSVYQTPTVELYRRTATTTTPLLSLQLSEKSHFSNVLKAYNSGQRPFSFDSSGTLRSGFKQQRFGSIPSAIATPNSSVLSEEAFKGLGGGFSEDSLDDYYDSETEPSSAASGLQEELAIPKLGLPQSLIDTLERRGITHLFPIQRAVLVPALEGRDLIARAKTGTGKTLAFGIPIIKRLYENDEQRGSQRQSGRLPRVLVLAPTRELAKQVEKEIKESAPYLSTVCVYGGVSYVTQQNALSRGVDVVVGTPGRIIDLINGNSLKLGEVQYLVLDEADQMLAVGFEEDVEVILEKLPPVRQSMLFSATMPGWVKKLARKYLNNPLTIDLVGDQEEKLAEGIKLYAISATASSKRTILSDLVTVYAKGGKTIVFTRTKRDADEVSMALTNSIPSEALHGDISQHQRERTLNGFRQGKFTVLVATDVASRGLDIPNVDLVIHYELPNDPETFVHRSGRTGRAGKEGTAILLFATSQRRTVRSLEHDVGCKFEFVSPPAIEEVLESSAGQVVATLAGVHAKSVEFFTPTAQKLIEERGVSALAAALALLSGFSRPPSSRSLINHEQGWVTLQLSRDPAYSSRYLSARSVTGFLSDVYPAAADEVGKIHLIADERVHGAVFDLPEEIAKELLNRQAPPGNTISKITKLPALQDDGPPSDYYGRFSGRDRNNRRGSRDRRGLRSSRGRDGGRDSESDDGLFRSGGQSYKTDNNWSRFSKGRGNDWLIGGRQSRTRDRSFGGSCFNCGRSGHRASECPSKQDY; encoded by the exons atggCTGCTTTCGTTGGCGTTTTGTCCGTCTACCAAACTCCGACAGTCGAGCTCTATAGAAGgacagcaacaacaacaacgcCTTTGCTTTCGTTACAGTTATCCGAGAAGTCTCACTTCAGCAATGTTCTGAAAGCCTACAACTCTGGCCAAAGGCCATTCTCTTTCGATTCTAGTGGTACACTCAGGAGTGGTTTCAAGCAGCAAAGATTTGGTTCGATTCCCTCCGCTATTGCCACTCCCAATTCTTCGGTCCTGAGTGAAGAGGCATTCAAAGGCCTCGGTGGTGGTTTCTCAGAGGACTCTCTGGATGACTATTATGACTCAGAGACGGAGCCATCTTCTGCTGCCTCTGGGTTGCAGGAGGAACTCGCTATTCCCAAATTGGGATTGCCTCAGAGCCTCATCGATACCCTCGAGAGGCGTGGGATAACTCACCTTTTTCCCATTCAA AGAGCTGTTTTAGTCCCTGCACTAGAAGGTCGAGATCTCATTGCTCGTGCAAAGACTGGGACTGGGAAGACATTAGCCTTTGGGATCCCAATTATTAAACGCCTTtatgaaaatgatgaacaaAGAGGGTCTCAAAG GCAGTCCGGTCGTCTTCCTAGAGTTTTGGTTCTTGCACCTACCCGGGAGCTCGCAAAGCAAGTGGAAAAGGAGATCAAAGAGTCTGCACCTTATTTAAGTACTGTGTGTGTTTACGGAGGGGTTTCTTACGTTACACAGCAGAATGCACTTTCCCGTGGGGTTGATGTAGTTGTTGGAACTCCTGGTCGAATAATCGACCTTATCAATGGTAACAGCCTCAAACTAGGGGAAGTTCAATATTTGGTTCTTGATGAAGCCGATCAGATGCTTGCGGTTGGCTTTGAGGAGGATGTGGAAGTAATTTTAGAAAAGCTACCACCTGTGCGTCAGAGTATGCTTTTCTCTGCAACTATGCCTGGTTGGGTGAAGAAACTAGCACGGAAATATTTGAACAATCCATTGACAATTGATTTG GTCGGTGACCAAGAGGAAAAGCTTGCGGAAGGGATCAAGCTATATGCCATATCCGCCACTGCATCTTCAAAGAGGACCATTCTTAGTGACCTTGTCACG GTTTATGCAAAGGGTGGGAAGACCATTGTTTTCACACGGACAAAACGCGATGCTGATGAAGTCTCAATGGCATTAACAAATAGCATTCCTTCTGAGGCATTGCATGGAGATATATCTCAGCATCAAAGGGAGAGAACGTTAAATGGTTTTCGACAAGGGAAATTCACAGTTCTTGTTGCCACTGATGTTGCATCCCGTGGTCTCGATATCCCCAATGTTGATCTG GTCATTCACTATGAACTTCCTAATGATCCAGAGACTTTTGTGCATCGATCTGGTCGTACTGGACGTGCAGGAAAAGAAGGTACTGCAATTCTGTTGTTTGCTACTAGCCAGAGGAGAACGGTGAGATCCCTTGAGCATGATGTGGGATGCAAGTTTGAGTTTGTTAGCCCACCAGCCATTGAAGAGGTTCTGGAGTCATCTGCTGGACAAGTGGTTGCTACTCTTGCCGGAGTTCATGCCAAGTCTGTAGAGTTTTTCACCCCAACCGCACAAAAATTGATTGAAGAACGGGGAGTGAGTGCTCTTGCTGCTGCACTAGCACTATTGAGTGGATTCTCCCGACCTCCTTCATCCCGGTCTCTCATCAATCATGAGCAG GGATGGGTTACATTGCAATTGAGTCGAGATCCAGCTTATTCTAGTAGATACCTGTCTGCTAGATCTGTCACTGGGTTTCTTTCTGATGTTTATCCTGCAGCTGCTGATGAAGTTGGAAAAATACATCTAATTGCAGATGAAAGG GTTCACGGTGCGGTTTTTGATCTTCCGGAGGAGATAGCCAAAGAGTTGCTTAATAGGCAAGCACCACCGGGAAACACAATTTCCAAGATTACCAAG TTGCCTGCATTGCAAGATGACGGGCCTCCAAGTGATTATTATGGCAGGTTTTCTGGCAGGGATCGGAATAACAGGCGAGGATCTAGAGATCGGAGAGGTCTTAGAAGTTCACGGGGTCGGGATGGTGGTCGAGACTCGGAAAGTGACGACGGTTTATTTAGGAGTGGTGGCCAGAGTTATAAAACCGACAACAATTGGTCTCGATTTTCAAAAGGCAGGGGAAACGATTGGCTAATTGGAGGTAGACAATCGAGAACCAGGGACAG AAGCTTTGGAGGTTCCTGTTTTAATTGTGGACGGTCAGGGCACAGGGCGTCAGAATGCCCAAGCAAGCAAGACTATTAG